A stretch of the Cottoperca gobio unplaced genomic scaffold, fCotGob3.1 fCotGob3_332arrow_ctg1, whole genome shotgun sequence genome encodes the following:
- the LOC115005625 gene encoding serine/threonine-protein kinase 35-like → MDTVGGDNWRRRTRSARACCKQQTRARADESNVLRCLSVGNTEDGHDMEEDIGLFKQDSLERRVMAPRYSLLREVGRGTYGVVFEAVARRSGAKVAVKKLRCDAPENVELALQEFWALASLEKRHENVVQLEECVLQRNGMAQKMSHGNKRSKQYLRLVETSLKGERVLGPPEEPCYLWFVMEFCEGGDLNQFILSRRPDPQTNNSFMLQLTSAVAFLHENNIVHRDLKPDNILISEKTGTPVLKVADFGLSKVCAGIGSTNVGEDKNKNINVNKFWLSSACGSDFYMAPEVWEGHYTAKADIFALGIIIWAMLERITFIDAESKRELLGTYVRQGVDIVPVGEALLENPKMVLNIPQKRRSCMSDGVSKLLQDMLAVNPQDRPDAFELQARMDQVT, encoded by the exons ATGGATACAGTTGGTGGTGATAACTGGCGGAGACGCACGAGGAGCGCGCGAGCCTGCTGCAAACAACAAACCAGAGCAAGAGCTGACGAGTCCAATGTGCTGCGGTGTCTGAGCGTTGGAAACACGGAAGACGGCCATGACATGGAGGAGGACATCGGCCTCTTCAAGCAGGACAGTTTGGAGCGCAGGGTCATGGCGCCCCGCTACAGCCTGCTGCGGGAGGTGGGAAGGGGCACATACGGCGTGGTGTTCGAAGCGGTGGCCCGGAGGTCCGGAGCGAAAGTTGCTGTGAAGAAACTGCGATGCGACGCGCCGGAAAACGTGGAGCTCGCTTTGCAGGAGTTCTGGGCGCTCGCAAGTCTGGAGAAACGGCATGAAAATGTGGTGCAGCTGGAAGAGTGTGTGCTGCAGAGGAACGGCATGGCTCAGAAAATGAGTCATGGGAATAAACGGTCTAAACAGTACCTGCGTCTGGTGGAGACTTCTCTGAAAG GTGAGAGAGTGCTCGGTCCTCCAGAGGAGCCTTGCTATCTCTGGTTCGTCATGGAGTTCTGTGAAGGCGGCGACCTCAACCAGTTCATCCTTTCTCGGCGGCCCGACCCGCAAACCAACAACAGCTTTATGCTTCAGCTGACCAGCGCCGTTGCTTTCttgcatgaaaacaacattGTCCACCGAGACCTCAAACCTGACAACATACTCATCTCAGAGAAGACGGGGACTCCAGTTCTCAAGGTGGCCGACTTTGGCCTGAGTAAAGTCTGCGCTGGTATAGGAAGCACAAACGTGGGCGaagacaagaacaaaaacattaacgtAAACAAGTTCTGGTTGTCATCGGCCTGCGGCTCGGACTTCTATATGGCTCCAGAGGTGTGGGAGGGCCACTACACAGCCAAGGCTGACATATTTGCCCTAGGCATCATCATCTGGGCCATGTTGGAGAGAATTACTTTTATTGATGCTGAGTCTAAGCGGGAGCTGCTGGGTACATATGTGAGACAAGGAGTGGACATTGTGCCGGTAGGTGAGGCACTGCTAGAGAATCCAAAGATGGTACTAAACATCCCACAGAAACGCAGGTCATGCATGTCCGATGGAGTGAGTAAGCTGCTGCAGGACATGCTCGCCGTCAACCCTCAGGACCGGCCCGATGCTTTCGAGCTTCAGGCCAGAATGGACCAGGTTACCTAG